In Lineus longissimus chromosome 7, tnLinLong1.2, whole genome shotgun sequence, a genomic segment contains:
- the LOC135491581 gene encoding uncharacterized protein LOC135491581, with the protein MHRCSIPYQLFADDNQLLKSARRGDESQCTALVTSMEDGIRNIKTWLSKNMLALNAPKTDMANFVSARGSGSIPGINIDGVWIQCSKCVKDLGAWLEGDMSMRMQVKMTCKAAVASLYKIGRIRKFLDKRSAERLVQAFITSRLDSNNGILYGLPDTTLAPLQRVQNMAARLICRAKKFDHVTPLLKELHWLPIKARIEFKVLCVIHKSLNGVGPEYLNDLLLETEGRTRSTTFKTLQVKRTRSRYGDRSFSRCGPYLWNKLSLELRSQPETMFKKQLKTLLFNQFFGEVAL; encoded by the coding sequence ATGCACAGGTGCAGTATTCCGTATCAGCTGTTTGCTGATGACAATCAGCTGTTGAAGTCGGCTCGCCGTGGTGACGAGTCCCAATGTACAGCGTTGGTTACAAGCATGGAGGATGGTATTAGGAATATTAAAACGTGGCTTTCAAAAAACATGCTTGCCCTTAATGCGCCAAAGACCGACATGGCTAACTTTGTCAGCGCCAGGGGATCGGGCTCTATACCGGGGATCAACATTGACGGTGTCTGGATTCAGTGTTCCAAGTGTGTTAAGGATTTGGGGGCATGGTTGGAAGGGGACATGAGCATGCGCATGCAGGTAAAAATGACTTGCAAAGCCGCCGTCGCCAGTCTTTATAAGATCGGCCGCATTAGGAAATTCTTGGACAAACGCAGTGCTGAAAGGCTGGTCCAAGCCTTCATTACATCAAGGCTTGATTCCAACAATGGAATTCTATACGGTCTGCCTGATACGACTCTTGCACCGTTGCAACGggtgcaaaatatggcagcAAGGCTGATATGTCgcgcaaagaaatttgaccatGTAACGCCCTTACTCAAGGAGCTACACTGGCTTCCCATCAAAGCCAGGATTGAATTCAAAGTTCTGTGTGTGATCCACAAGTCACTAAATGGTGTCGGACCGGAGTACCTCAATGACCTCCTCCTGGAAACAGAAGGTCGCACTAGGTCAACCACTTTCAAGACCCTTCAGGTCAAGCGGACCAGATCGAGGTACGGTGACCGCAGCTTTTCAAGGTGCGGCCCGTACCTCTGGAATAAACTTTCACTTGAACTGAGGTCCCAGCCAGAGACAATGttcaaaaaacaattaaaaacttTGCTTTTTAATCAATTCTTCGGGGAGGtggcgctttga